Sequence from the Nitrospinaceae bacterium genome:
TCGGTTCCAGCCTGCAAAAGGATCCTTCCGTTCTTAAATTATCAGGGAAATATTTGGGTGGCGATGAAGCGGGTATCATTTCCCGTTCCGATCAGCTAAAGGCCGTCAAAAATCTCGACTTGTCCGACAACCAGATCACTGATGAAGGATTGAAGGCATTGCTGGAATCGGAAAACCTGGCGGCGGTTGAGGAATTGCATCTTGGAGTCAACTTCATCACGGACCAGGGAATTTTGGATGTAGCGGCTTCCTCGACGTTTGCTTTGAAGAGCCTGAAAAGCCTCATTCTTTCAGACAACAAACTGACGGATGCTTCGGTTTCTGAAATGGTCAAATCAGCAAACTTCGATTCCCTGGAATATCTTGATGTGGGATGGAATGAAATTGGCAATGGAACCGTCAAAGCCCTGGGTGAAACGAATCACATGACCGGTCTTAAAAAACTCGAGTTGGAACGCGGTTATATTGATGGAGACGGGATCGAAGCGTTGGTTAAAGGGAAGGTGATCGAGCGTCTGGAAGAACTCAACCTGTCCGCAAATAAATTGAAGGATGACGCTATCCGGGTCCTGGCTTCAACCCCTAAACTGTCTTCTTTGCTTGTTCTCAGGGTTTCTCAGAATTTGATCGGTGACGAGGGTGCGAAGGCCCTTGGAGAATCGACGACTCTTACGGGTCTGACGCGCTTGTATATGGGGCGCAATCATTTTGGTCCGGAGGGAGCGAAAGCGGTGGCCGAAACCAAAACTCTGAAAAGTCTGAAAGTCCTGATGCTTCAGGAAGGGGTGGAAACCACTCCCGGTCTCGTCAACTATTCCCGTCCGGAATTGCTCCGCCCCGAAGCTCCCTGATAAAGACCCGGTCAAAAAACTTTCAGCGTTTCCAGCTGTGTGAGTTTGCTGGATTCTTTGAGAGCTTGTTTGGCTTCTTGGGATTTTACCCGGTTGCCTCCCAGGTGAAGATAGGTCAGATTGGCGAAAGAGTCCGAATTGGCGATGGCCATCGCGCCTTCGTCACCGATGCGGTTGTCGACCAGGTTGAGGTAGGTCAGCTTGGAGAACACCGGGGATGCGGCCAGAGCTTTCGCTCCTGCGGCAGTGATGCCGTTACATTCCAGATTGAGTGTGGTGACTTCCGAAAATATTTCCGCCCCTGCGATAAACGCAATTCCTTCGTCGCCTAAATGATTGGAACCCAAATGCAGGTAAGTTATTTTGGGTAAAATTGGGGATTCGGTCAGAATCTTTGCGCCTTCAGGACCCAGGTGGTTGTGTGTCAAAATCAGGGTGGTGATGTTTTTAACCGGTTCAAAGTTCGCGATCAGGGTCGCCAACTCCTTTCCATGATCGGCGGTGACTTGTCCGGTTTTTGAGAATGCATAGCTGTCCTGAATTTTAAGAACCTTTTGGTCCTTAATGGCTTCAAAAATTATCTTTTCCTGCGGCGAGAGGTCAGCTCCCAAATCGCCGTAATTTTCGCCGTCGTTGACCAGGGCTTCCCAGTTGATGGTTTTTTTCATTTTTTCTAAAGCGAAGAATTACCGGTTGATTCTTTTGTAATTACTGCAGGCGACCTGATTTCCCAAATCACATGATTTTTTCCAATATTTCTTGGCGGCTGATTGTCGGCCCTCCTGGTATTTTAACTGACCGAGGTTGTAGCAGGCCTTGTCAGAATCGACATCGCAACCTTTCCCAAACAATTTTGCGGCTTTTTTCCATTCCGGGCTGTATTGCTTCCCGGTCTGCAGAATTAAAATTCCAGCATGAGTGCATCCCGTGATATAGCCGGCGTCACAGGCTTTCAAGTGGTATGCTGTGGAGGATTTATTGTCCATTTCCACGGTTCGGTATCTTTCCCCTATTTTGAAACAGGCAGTTCCGTTACCTTCTTCACACAGGGTTTTCAGTCTGACGACATTTGGGTCATCCTCCGCCCAGACGGCATTAGAACCAAAAAAAATCGTTCCGGTCAAGAAAACAGCTACTGCGATTAGTTTTTTCACATCGTGATCCTTTCCGCAAAGGTTTTATGTATGAAAGGAATGAACGTTCAATAAGGATCGTTAAAATTGTATCATAACCCCTATACACCATTAATTTAAAAAAATCGAAGACCCTCAATTGGACCCATGTTTTGTTTGCATCCCGTATTATAATATTCTAACCTGCAGAAAAAATCTTGGATAATATGGTTTTAAAAGGGTTTATTTATATTACGGCGTTTGAAAACAAACGTTGCGTTCATGATTTCGGTTCAGGGAATATGGGTTTTGAATGAATATTGTGATGTTAGGATATCGGGGATCGGGAAAATCCGTCATTGCTAAAATCCTGGCGCAAAGGCTGAAAAGAAAACTGATATGCATCGATAAGCTCATTGCCCAGTCCGCGGGGATGCCCATACCGGAAATTGTAGAAAAAAAGGGGTGGCCTCGGTTTCGGGAGATGGAATCCCGCATTGTCCGGGAAGTTGCAAACGAAGACCAGGACAGCGTGATCGATTGCGGTGGAGGCGTTGTTCTCGACGATCATAATGTAGTCCTGTTAAAAAAATATGGGAAAGCCGTGCTCCTCAAAGCCGATTTGAATGCTCTTTTGAAACGCATTCGGAACGACTCCAATCGCCCTCCGTTAAAAGACGGCGTCTCCTTTGAGGAAGAGCAGAAAATCATTTTGCAGGAAAGAGAACCCAAGTATCTCGCCGCCGCCGACCTGATTTGCGATACGACGCATCGAAAGCCCACGGAAACGGCTTTAGAGATCATTGAATTTTTTCAAAAGAAATCCTGGATTTAAAATGCTGAGCCCATTATTTGAAAGCCTCATTCAGAACAACATGACCCTGATAGGGGATGAGCATGCAGATGACACGGCCATGGTGCTCAAGGAGGCCGATATCCACTCCGATGCGGAAGAAAGCGAAGAGCCCAAATTCAGCCTCGACCTGAACGACAAGGATCTTATCTTAGAAGAATTGCAAGACCTGCTTAGCTATTCCCGGATCGGCAAGGTCAAAGTTTTACAACTGGACAAAAATGGCTTGGGCGACTCAGGAGCGGAGGTCCTCGCCCAAGCCGATTGCCTGTTCAAACTGGCTTCCCTGTCATTGGGACATAATAAAATCACCGACCGGGGGGTCGTCGCCCTGGCCGGGTCGCCGCACTTAAAACGTCTTCGAACCCTTTATCTGCAGGGCAACTCCATCGGAGCGGCGGGCATTCAAGCCCTGGCCGATTCACAAACGCTGGCGGGATTAGAAATCCTTTATCTCAAGAGCAACCCTCTGGGGCCCAAGGGCGGCGAGGCCCTGGGCGAGCCCGGTTGCTTAAAAAACCTTAAAGAGCTTTATCTTGCGAAGACCGGATTGGGAATCGACGGCCTCAAGGCGCTTTGCGATGGAGATGCTCTTTCTCAGGTGACATTGCTGTCCCTGGCTCACAACGGATTGGACGACCGCGCGGCGGGTATCCTGGCGGAATGCCAGGCTCTTTCCAATCTGAAAACGCTCGACATGTATGGCAGTCACTTGAGCCAGGACGCCATCGCCACGATCAAAGAATCTCCCCATCTTCAAAAGTTGAGTGCCCTGCAGTTGGATTGGTGACGGGTGTTTCAAAGAAGACGATGACGCAAGAAAGCCTTCCAAGCCGAAGAAAAATTCTCGACCATTTTGACCAGAGAGATCCCGTCATGGCGAAACTCATTCGGAAAACAGGGCCTTTCCAGTTAAAGAAAAACCGGCAATATTTTCAGGTGCTTTGCAAGGCCATTATTTCTCAGCAAATATCGACTCAGGCGGCGCGTACAATCACTGCGCGTTTTTATGATTTGTTTGACGGGCACGCCCCCAAACCCGAGAACGTCTTCGAAGTTCAAGATGCCAGCCTGCAGGGAGCAGGTTTATCGCGGCAAAAGGTGGCGTATCTGAAGGATTTGAGCAGGCATTTTGTCGAAAAATCCATACGCCCTCATCGACTTCCCCATCTCAGTAACGAGGAGGTGGTTCTTACCTTGACCAGCGTGCATGGCATTGGCCGCTGGACGGCAGAGATGTTTCTGATTTTTTCCCTCAACCGGATGGACGTTCTGCCGATCGCGGATTTGGGACTGCAAAACGCCATTAAAATTCTGTATGGTACCAGGAATCATCCGACGGCGAAAAAAATCCGTTCCCTCGGCAAAAAATGGAATCCCCTGGAAACGGTAGCCACCTGGTACGCCTGGAGAAAAATAGATGAAAATATCGTTTCTTATTAAAGCGCTTTTTCTGTTAAGGAGTGTTGGATGGATTTTATTTCCGAAGAGATCGAAAACTACGCCTATGAACACACGCAAAATGAAGGCGGTTTGTTGGAACGGTTAGAAAAGGAAACTTACGAAACCCTGGAAATTCCGCATATGATCACCGGCCGCATCGAAGGCCGGTTTTTAAAAATGCTGGTCCATCTACTCAAAGCAAAACAGGTTTTGGAGATCGGCACCTTTGGCGGGTACGCATCCCTCTCGATGGCGGAAGCCCTGCCCGATGACGGGCAGTTGTTCACTTGCGACATCGACCCGCCGGCGATCGCGTTTGCCAAAAGGTTTTTTGCCGAAAGCGAGCATGGAAGGAAAATCACCCTGCTGGAAGGGCCGGCCCTGGAATCGTTGAAGACCCTTTCCGGCCCTTTCGATATGGCCTTCATCGACGCCGACAAAGAAAACTATTGGAACTATTACGAAGCCATCTTTCCCATGATCGTGCAGGGCGGATTGATCGTGGTCGACAATGTTCTATGGAGCGGCAGGGTCTTAAATCCGGTAGACGCATCCGACAAAGCCATCCATCAGTTTAATGAAAAGGTCAGACAGGATGCACGCGTCGAGGCGGTGATGTTGACGGTTCGTGATGGAATTTATTGTCTCAGGAAACGTTAAAAGAAAAATTGCGAAGGATCATTTCAATGGGAGATAAAAAATAAAATGGCCGAAACACTGGGAAGTCTGGTCGATAAACTTTCAATAAAAAACCTCAGGCTCTGGCATCTGGATGAAGCTCTGGAGGCGATGGGCGACATGGACTCCAACTGGGAAGAAATGCGGGTCAAGCGCGAACTGGTTCTCAAACAGAGCCGGGAGCTCATGGAAGAAATCAATGGGTATTTTGCCGCCGCCCTGGAAGGCAAAGTGAAAATCCGCGATGAAAAAGTAAAACTTTATGACAATAAAAATGTCAAACCCAGCGATGGGATCAAAGAACTGGGAGTTGCGATCAGCGAGTTGTCATTGCGAAACATCCGGTGCTGGCATTTGGAGGATGAGGTGCGGAGAGAAGATCTTCCGGACTCCGAGATCGTCAAACTAAAAAGAAAAATCGACGCCACCAACCAGGAAAGAAACGACCTGATGGATAAAGTCGATCAGATTCTCTCAAACGAGGCCGCGAGAAAAAAGGGGGGTCCTTCCTAAAGAAAACTGTCCAGAAGTTCCTTCCTTTTGTTTTCATATTCGCTGTCATCGATCAGATTTTTGTCCCGCAGATCTTTCAAAAACTTCAGCTTTTTTTCCAGTTCCTGATCGTTGCCTCCTGAAGGTGCGCCTGGGGCGGTTTGAGGCGCGGGGGAAGGTTGCGATGCCCTCGACCTTTCGTTCTGGAGTTTTTGGTTTCTAGCCTGCCGTCTGGATGTCTGGGGCAAGATCATATTGGCGACGATCCAGTTTTCCTTGGTGCTCGATCCCAAAATTCTTTTGGTCACTTTATACCGTTGTCCCTTCACCGGCACCAGCCGCCAGATCGATCCTCCGCTTCCGGCGAAGGAAGTTCCGGAAAACTCAACTCCCTTGATGGAATCGAAACGAAAATTGATGCTGTCTCCGGTGGCAAAAATTTCTCCCCGGGTGGTGCCTCGCGGGGTTTCCAAATCGAAAATAAGGATGTTTCCCGGCGTCATGCGGTTGAGCGCTTTGGTCAATATCTGGGTGATTTCGGTCACATCCTTCAGGGAAATGACATATTTTTTTTTGCCAAGCAGAGACAGTTCTTCATATTGCAGGGAATAAAGGTGATTTGCAAAAACATCCTCAGAAATCTTTATGGGATGGTCCAGTTTCATTTTTTCGATTTCAGAACCCACCTGGGATTTGGGGCGGTAGATCAAGGTGAGACCTTCTCGTTCCAGTTTCTTTTCTTTGGTGGTGCCGCATCCCAGAAAAAAACCGGGAATCAGCAGGAAAATAAAAAAGGCCCATATAGGCTTTAAGTTGTATTTTGAGCGAAGTGAAATCATCTTCGGTTATTTTTCCTTTTTGCGGGCGATGATAGAAGCGAATCCTTTCTCCTCACAATCCATTTCGCGGTATTTAAGAACACGGAAACTTTTGAATTCCCCAAGCAATTCATTGAAACCCAGGACCCATTCCTTTTTGAAGCCGGTGTACTTCAGATGGTCTTCCGTAAACGTCTCATAGATGACCAACCCTCCAGGTTTGAGCGTCTTTCTGATGCCGGGAAACAATTTGCGGTCGAGGAAATAAAAACACAGGACCAGATCGAAGGCATTTTCCTCGAAACCGAAATCGTCCAGATCAGCGGCCTGAGTGTCGATGTGCAGATTTTTCTCTTTGGCCAGTTCGCGGGCTTTTATCAGGCCGATCTCAGAAATATCGAGCCCGAGCACATCGTACCCCAGGGAGGCCAGATAAACCGCATTTCGGCCTTCCCCGCAGGCCAGGTCCAGAGCCTTGCCTTTTTCAGTCAGCAACGCGGAGTTTTCCTTCAGCCATTCACAAGGTTCGCGGCCGGAGTTGTGTTCGGCGGATTGATACTTAAGATTCCATTTTTCCTTATCTTTAAGGGACATAAATGCCGCTGGACACCGCCGGATTGTGAAAGAGAACATTTCTTTATATCATTTTGAATAATAAAATCAAGTGTCTATGAAGTTTTCCCTGATTGTCTGCCATTTGTGATGCGGTTTGTGGAGGGCGGTCCCGGCTGACGTTTAAGGGGGGTAAGGGCTTTTAAATCGAACCGGATGAATTCCTTGACAAGGCGATTGAAATTAACTACCATAGCTGATTTCGCACACGATGCATCCCCTCCTTCATCACGCGGCCTTTCAGGGTCAACTAATTGATGAAATTTTAGACTAGATTTCGGGAGTTTTAAAAATGTTTGCAGTGGTTTCAACAGGTGGAAAACAGTATAAGGTTTCCAAGGGGGACGTGATTCAGGTTGAAAAAATTGACCAGGAATTAGGCGAAACCATTACCTTGGATAAAGTATTGATGATCGGCGAGGGAGAGGACGTTCAGGCCGGTTCTCCATTGCTGGAAGGTTGTTCCGTGACTTGTGAAGTGGAGGAACAATTGAAAGGCAAAAAAATAATCGTCTTCAAGAAAAAGAGAAGGAAAGATTACCGCAGAAAAAACGGTCACAGGCAGTTGTACACCAGACTTAAAATAATCGATATCGCTAAAAAGTAGGGAAAACAATGGCACATAAAAAAGGACAGGGAAGTACATCCAACGGTCGGGATAGCATAGGCAAGCGGCTGGGAGTGAAAAGGTATGCCGGACAAGCGGTCAAAGCGGGTGAAATTCTGGTTCGCCAGCGGGGGACGCATTTTCATCCCGGAACCAATGTGGGTGTGGGCAGTGATTACACCCTGTTTTCAAAAATTCCCGGGGTGGTTCGGTTTGAGCATTTGACCCGCAAGAAAAAGAAAATCAGCGTTTACGCCGCCGCCAACTGAAATTTTTATTTTTCCTCGCTGAAATAAAAAAGTCAGGCCTTTCTGAGAAAGTAAAGGCCTGTTTTTTTGTCCGCGTTTTTTGCTATCCATTGAGCCCCGTTCGGGGATGTCCGCCCTCGCAAAATTCTCATGTTTGTTGATCAAGTAACCATCTCCGTTCAAGCCGGAAACGGCGGGAACGGGTGCAGTAGTTTCCGGCGGGAGAAGTTTGTTCCGCGTGGAGGCCCGGATGGCGGTGACGGCGGAAAGGGCGCTGACATTGTTCTGGAAGCCGACCCCAACCTTTCCACCCTCATAGACCTGCGCTATCAAAAGCTGTATCAGGCGGAAAACGGGCGTCCCGGAAGGGGGAAGCAGATGACGGGGCGAAGCGGAAAAGATTGGATCATCAGGGTTCCTGTAGGCACTTTGGTGAAAGATCTGGATGCCGGAAACCTTATGATCGATCTTAAAGAACCGGGGCAGAAGTTCATTGTGGCTCGGGGAGGGAAGGGGGGATATGGCAACACCCGGTTCAAATCCTCAGCCAACCGGGCGCCCAGAACCTTCCAGAATGGCGAGCCCGGAGAGAAAAGAAATCTCTTTCTGGAACTCAAACTGCTTGCCGATGTCGCCATCATCGGCTTTCCAAACGCCGGTAAATCCACCTTGATTTCACGTATTTCCAATGCCCGTCCCAAAATAGCCAATTATCCCTTCACCACGCTGGTCCCTCAGCTCGGAGTGGTGAAAATGGAAAATTTTCAGACCTTTGTGGCGGCGGACATTCCCGGTTTGATAGAGGGCGCCCATTCGGGCAAGGGGCTGGGAATACGTTTTCTCAAGCATATCGAGCGGTCCCGCCTGTTATTGCACTTATTGGATTTTTCAGAGAGTCATTCCCGGGATCCTGTTTCAGACTACCACGCCATTCAAAAGGAATTGCAGGGCTTCAGCCCGGAACTGTTCTTGAAACCCCAGATTTTGGTGGCGAGCAAGGTGGATCATCCCGCCGCTGAAGAAAAATTTGACGAATACAAAGATCGATTGCGTCAACTCAATCCAGTTTTTTTTGCCATTTCTTCCGTTAGCGGAGAGGGTCTTAAGCCCTTGCTGGCAAAGATCATGAACCTGTTGGCGGAATTAAAAAAAGAAACCCGCGAATTGAAGGGGGACTGAAGCGTTCCGCTTTCCATGCTGAGAAAG
This genomic interval carries:
- the aroK gene encoding shikimate kinase, which gives rise to MNIVMLGYRGSGKSVIAKILAQRLKRKLICIDKLIAQSAGMPIPEIVEKKGWPRFREMESRIVREVANEDQDSVIDCGGGVVLDDHNVVLLKKYGKAVLLKADLNALLKRIRNDSNRPPLKDGVSFEEEQKIILQEREPKYLAAADLICDTTHRKPTETALEIIEFFQKKSWI
- a CDS encoding SAM-dependent methyltransferase, whose product is MSLKDKEKWNLKYQSAEHNSGREPCEWLKENSALLTEKGKALDLACGEGRNAVYLASLGYDVLGLDISEIGLIKARELAKEKNLHIDTQAADLDDFGFEENAFDLVLCFYFLDRKLFPGIRKTLKPGGLVIYETFTEDHLKYTGFKKEWVLGFNELLGEFKSFRVLKYREMDCEEKGFASIIARKKEK
- the rpmA gene encoding 50S ribosomal protein L27, translating into MAHKKGQGSTSNGRDSIGKRLGVKRYAGQAVKAGEILVRQRGTHFHPGTNVGVGSDYTLFSKIPGVVRFEHLTRKKKKISVYAAAN
- a CDS encoding DNA-3-methyladenine glycosylase, whose amino-acid sequence is MTQESLPSRRKILDHFDQRDPVMAKLIRKTGPFQLKKNRQYFQVLCKAIISQQISTQAARTITARFYDLFDGHAPKPENVFEVQDASLQGAGLSRQKVAYLKDLSRHFVEKSIRPHRLPHLSNEEVVLTLTSVHGIGRWTAEMFLIFSLNRMDVLPIADLGLQNAIKILYGTRNHPTAKKIRSLGKKWNPLETVATWYAWRKIDENIVSY
- a CDS encoding GTPase ObgE yields the protein MFVDQVTISVQAGNGGNGCSSFRREKFVPRGGPDGGDGGKGADIVLEADPNLSTLIDLRYQKLYQAENGRPGRGKQMTGRSGKDWIIRVPVGTLVKDLDAGNLMIDLKEPGQKFIVARGGKGGYGNTRFKSSANRAPRTFQNGEPGEKRNLFLELKLLADVAIIGFPNAGKSTLISRISNARPKIANYPFTTLVPQLGVVKMENFQTFVAADIPGLIEGAHSGKGLGIRFLKHIERSRLLLHLLDFSESHSRDPVSDYHAIQKELQGFSPELFLKPQILVASKVDHPAAEEKFDEYKDRLRQLNPVFFAISSVSGEGLKPLLAKIMNLLAELKKETRELKGD
- the omt gene encoding O-methyltransferase, with protein sequence MDFISEEIENYAYEHTQNEGGLLERLEKETYETLEIPHMITGRIEGRFLKMLVHLLKAKQVLEIGTFGGYASLSMAEALPDDGQLFTCDIDPPAIAFAKRFFAESEHGRKITLLEGPALESLKTLSGPFDMAFIDADKENYWNYYEAIFPMIVQGGLIVVDNVLWSGRVLNPVDASDKAIHQFNEKVRQDARVEAVMLTVRDGIYCLRKR
- the rplU gene encoding 50S ribosomal protein L21; the encoded protein is MFAVVSTGGKQYKVSKGDVIQVEKIDQELGETITLDKVLMIGEGEDVQAGSPLLEGCSVTCEVEEQLKGKKIIVFKKKRRKDYRRKNGHRQLYTRLKIIDIAKK